From one Physeter macrocephalus isolate SW-GA chromosome 18, ASM283717v5, whole genome shotgun sequence genomic stretch:
- the LOC102973514 gene encoding FAS-associated death domain protein isoform X3, with translation MHESREFSREKAAPRETSGEGASDAQVGTSAARPRGAGRSRRRGPGLRGREPENGRWAGPGEARGGPGPAAPAAMDPFLVLLHSVSASLSSSELTELKFLCQSRVGKRKLERVQSGLDLFSVLLEQNEMSPENTVLLRELLVSLRRQDLLRRLEDFEAGAAGGAAPEERELRAAFDIICDNVGKDWRKLARHLRVSDAKIEAIEEKYPRNLAEQDQPSPGCCRLQGDE, from the exons ATGCACGAGTCCCGGGAGTTCTCGCGAGAGAAAGCGGCCCCAAGGGAGACTTCCGGTGAGGGGGCATCAGACGCTCAAGTGGGAACGTCCGCCGCTAGGCCGAGGGGCGCGGGGCGCTCGAGGAGGCGCGGGCCGGGTCTGCGGGGGCGCGAGCCAGAGAACGGGCGGTGGGCCGGGCCGGGGGAAGCCAGAGGAGGGCCGGGCCCCGCCGCGCCTGCCGCCATGGACCCGTTCCTGGTGCTGCTGCACTCGGTGTCAGCCAGCCTGTCGAGCAGCGAGCTGACCGAGCTCAAGTTCCTGTGTCAGAGCCGCGTGGGCAAGAGGAAGCTGGAGCGCGTGCAGAGTGGCCTGGACCTCTTCTCCGTGCTGCTGGAGCAGAACGAGATGAGCCCCGAGAACACCGTGCTGCTCCGCGAGCTGCTCGTCTCCCTGCGGCGCCAGGACCTACTGCGGCGCCTGGAAGACTTCGAGGCGGGCGCGGCGGGCGGGGCCGCGCCGGAGGAgcgag AGCTGCGGGCAGCGTTTGACATCATCTGTGATAACGTGGGGAAGGACTGGAGGAAACTGGCTCGTCACCTCAGAGTGTCTGACGCCAAGATTGAAGCCATTGAGGAGAAGTATCCCCGGAACCTGGCAGAGCAG
- the LOC102973514 gene encoding FAS-associated death domain protein isoform X2 → MHESREFSREKAAPRETSGEGASDAQVGTSAARPRGAGRSRRRGPGLRGREPENGRWAGPGEARGGPGPAAPAAMDPFLVLLHSVSASLSSSELTELKFLCQSRVGKRKLERVQSGLDLFSVLLEQNEMSPENTVLLRELLVSLRRQDLLRRLEDFEAGAAGGAAPEERELRAAFDIICDNVGKDWRKLARHLRVSDAKIEAIEEKYPRNLAEQDQRHRPTLHFGSLHRS, encoded by the exons ATGCACGAGTCCCGGGAGTTCTCGCGAGAGAAAGCGGCCCCAAGGGAGACTTCCGGTGAGGGGGCATCAGACGCTCAAGTGGGAACGTCCGCCGCTAGGCCGAGGGGCGCGGGGCGCTCGAGGAGGCGCGGGCCGGGTCTGCGGGGGCGCGAGCCAGAGAACGGGCGGTGGGCCGGGCCGGGGGAAGCCAGAGGAGGGCCGGGCCCCGCCGCGCCTGCCGCCATGGACCCGTTCCTGGTGCTGCTGCACTCGGTGTCAGCCAGCCTGTCGAGCAGCGAGCTGACCGAGCTCAAGTTCCTGTGTCAGAGCCGCGTGGGCAAGAGGAAGCTGGAGCGCGTGCAGAGTGGCCTGGACCTCTTCTCCGTGCTGCTGGAGCAGAACGAGATGAGCCCCGAGAACACCGTGCTGCTCCGCGAGCTGCTCGTCTCCCTGCGGCGCCAGGACCTACTGCGGCGCCTGGAAGACTTCGAGGCGGGCGCGGCGGGCGGGGCCGCGCCGGAGGAgcgag AGCTGCGGGCAGCGTTTGACATCATCTGTGATAACGTGGGGAAGGACTGGAGGAAACTGGCTCGTCACCTCAGAGTGTCTGACGCCAAGATTGAAGCCATTGAGGAGAAGTATCCCCGGAACCTGGCAGAGCAG